The genomic window TGACTGCCAGATTTAATTGGACGATTTTCTCACTTATGTGTCCGAAAATACCGAAAAATTTGTGATAACTAACATTATTGGAGGTTAGATGctcaaatctaaaatttaattccTAATTTTACGCCCAAATAAGGTAGTCTAATCGATCAGTGTTGCTTCTTCTATTAATTTACTTCTAGAATATAAACACGaattaaatagataaagagATGAAGAAagttttgcattattttatcCCTTTGGTCATTTATAAGCGTTTTTCCCATGAGTTTTCCGATGCTTTTATGTATTCGGGAACTTAATTTAAGAGACAGCACCGATAAAATAGTTTAGACTTTGAGGGCCATCTTTTTTCCATAATACGACATATATTTTAGTATTCTCGCAGTCATAAGTGAGGAAATCGTTTAGTGAAATCTGCCATCATCTTCCAGTCTAATACTCGCGATGAGTCATCTAGAAGAACAACATTTCAACTATCAAGACAAAATTTGCATCAGACTAAACATACTTACCTTATTTTTTTCCccataaatattcatttgaccttatttgtttacataacaattgttttatattaaaatcacacGAGACGTTTAAGTTGATAAAAAagggtaaaaaatattatatcatcttttttttatataaagaatgGACTTTGATTaagaaacttattttataatttcaatttatattaccgataaaataaaatctttgaaatctccaaacaaaattaatttaaaaatctgattttctGTTTTATAGCATCCTGGTGGTGAAGAAGTATTACTTGAACAAGCTGGACGTAACGCAAGTGAAGCATTTGAAGATGTTGGTCATTCGAGTGATGCACGTGAAatgatgttaaaatataaagttggtGAACTTGTTGAATCTGAACGACAACCTGTTAATGAAAAAGGACCACATTCCTGGTCAAATGAATCAGCTGACCAAAATAATgggtaaaatcaatatttattttttgaaaatttccaccGTTAACTTTTCCTTCCAATATTCTAGTCCTTTCCtggattttatttttagcaCTGCGTGATTTAAGTGGAGTATAATTggtttggtttatttataaaaaaaaatatcggtaaaatttggtaaacatatatattttttaccccTATCTTATGCAAGTCATAATAATCCACCAAAATTAAGTTGAAAATATcgcttaaataaaatacttttatcaataattgtgTTATCAGGAGTGGCcaatgaattcaaaaaaaataatattaattacttgataaaaaaaagataagtttatgtaattttaaaaataaataatattaatgaagaatttttttaatctcgcaataaaattttaagtttagtgACTTTTCgttgaaaatatgaattattacttCATAgcctcattttttttaacattgctCAGTAGTTTGACCTTAAGTCTGTATAAAAAGTCTCTGCAGGCATGGATAATTTAAGTATCCTACATTTccataattcaaataaattaaattaaaattagttaaaataagcTCAGTTATAGCAAATTTAGCAACTTTGGCGCAtgtgtaatttatttgtattatactaattacataatatttttactggAGGTTAGCTGGTAGTTACCAACTATATGCGAAATccgaataattttcatattatgcACCTTTTTGAACattcattgaaaaattgatcataaagtccctaacatttcaaaattacaGTGATTTTTCACCTAAATCAGGAGTCCCGTGTGttaattttctgtttaaatCGGGATAATTTAACagatggaaatttaaaaaaaactattagggtaattttatttttaaactttcaaatcaaaatttaagaaacacaaaattttttctatctgtTAATTGTGCTCAacggttgtaaaatattttgtcccatgtatgggacaaaagttatcatgaGGTTAACCTCAGTTTAACTTATTTGTAGTAATGCATTGAGGAGTCTTAATCACAAACATGAccttcatttgaaaaataaataaacatgcaCTATGTATAAAACTGTTACTCAGTCTAAATCTGGACTCAACATTATTAAGCAACTACAGCTTCCAACTATTGATGTGTGAAATTTAATGGCCGATAACGtagtatatacttttttaaatttctatactaaatatttatttcgggTTTGTTGCGAGATAATCATCTCACGTGCAAGACTGGTAGCTATGACAGAAACTGTCTTAGGCAACCCAGACATAAAACCATTATGCTTGCAAAGTTCAATTTCATCAACCATCTTCTAAGATGATAAATGAAAGccttattgtttatttatactttccTAATATTATCTAAAAAGTGTGAAAGCGCCAAACCGTTTTtcaataagataaaataattttcattcgttTCTTAAATCTGTTCAAAAAGTGATTTTGCAATCTTTATGATGGAAGGAAGGAATTCTGCCACCAAACGTGTTCAATGCTAAAATTTCGTaatatttgggaaaaaaattaatataatttttggttaCATTTTTCAGGGGAAATAACAAACGCTGTTGTATTGTTGTCTAGACACCACAgagtattttctatttaaattatattaattcttGCGAACATTCCCAactgaatataaatattgaaatatatgtttatttaaagttaatctttatttgtccactttatttaaatttccctCCATCCATTTTATGATgtcataaaacataataaacgtAAAGAGcgttgtaatttatatttaacaaatgtaTTTATCAAACAAATGATAACAACaccatgaatttttaatttataggtcTGAGATATGCAATTTACACGCCTCATTAACTGAAGTAATTGCataaatttttggcttatatccATTTTTAGAGGTTTTTATAAGAAATGCCCTCTAGGCCCcgtgtattatttatatattattttgcttgATGATGATATGGTCAATACTATTTGATTTACAAGTAAAACCTAGACAATTATATACAACAGCTTTAATTTAAAGCCGAATAATATTCGATTCTatgaaaaatatcgaaaaagatAATATGGCaaaaaataagtcaaatttGATGACCTGTCCTTATGCCAATTTGATGACCGGCTATTTGATGCTTTAGGTGAAATCAAAAATGCATTATTACTGTTTAAACTTACCAGTTATTGATATGGCTTATGACTTTCAGACATAGAGTTATAAGATTTGTTCACAGGagaggatattttaaaaaattgaaaggtTTATTAGTGACTTGTTACCTGACTCAATCTGTCCATGTCCGtcagaaaactattaaaaaaacaaatattaaaaattcgaaaatatagtttaaattattcgcatttttaatttttgtgatactgtttttaagttttgatcacaattttttttaatggttaagaagaattttctaatgaaatactaaaattatatattttcagtcTGGTAAAATTTGAGCaaggaaatattcattttttgctacataaaatagtttatgacatatctaaaaataatgaatttggcAGTAATAAGCATTATTTACTAAATTCTATGGTTATTATAAAAGCTTAGAGAttgaaatcaaaatcagttatcTTATTTTTGAAACGACCCCCCACTGGCTGAAACTGGCTTTATCATCTTTAGCAATTGTTTTCTATGCTCGCTTCGTGTCCATCTCGTGGTTTTCGATGTTATGGTCTTGAGTGCAGATTGTTTGGCTTGAATATCTAGCCATACTGAGTAGTCGCcaagaaatttttctatattattaaatatctcgCTTCAGTTAACTACTCCCTTACTAGACTACTAATTAAGTAATATATTAAtgttaggaaaattttaatattacaactCTTAATAAGGTGAATTTCTCTTCATTCGACAACAAAGATTCTTATCGCAACCtcgtttgaatttttatttaatccttATAATCATTCCACATTTCCAAATTTCCAGCCCGCGGAGTTTTCCTTATTTgtcgtaattaaaaaaaaattatttaataatattaatgacacttctttttttcttttagtggAAGCAGCTGGACATCTTGGTTAATTCCTGTAACTCTTGGCCTATTAGCTACAATTCTATATCGTTTTTATGTATCCTCAGCTCAAGCATCACATTAGTCCATTAGTtcggttttcaaaaataatttttcttgtttttggtttcgaaaaaagtaaattaaataataatacaaaattattcaagaaaaaaaaaacagtaaaaaatattcaaacaaacaaaaattatttccgtacaattttcattttttgtttcttttttatgtttttaatctgTCTTTTTGCTAAAAGATTTATTGTTGTCATCATATATTATTCAGcatgttatttactttttaattatatgagATTGGTCAATGAAGATGCACAGAACATGTTACAAtttaatgtaaacattttttaaatcgttgTTAAGGGATTAGTCTTTATCTAAAGCAGTTCTCATACGATCGATTATATTGTCAAAATCAGCATAAAACTGAAtagattgtaaaaaaaaaaagataatgtaAGCCAATTACAGTTTCTCAATATTTATTGACcatattgacaaaattttataaacaatacatATTGATCGTGTGAAGGTTACTTTACAATTTTCCTATACATTTAgggttaatttatataatatccgtattaatattgttttttcccTCATTAAAAGCGCTCTTGCCCTACTTTTAAAAGTAGGttctaaaagttttaaatttggtgCTTGTAAATAGGTTTCtggaatctaaaaataattaattttcctaaATTTCATTAGGAATTAGCTTTaattatgtcaaattttttaGGTCACATAAGCACAGTATAAGTATGAGACattattttcacataaataaaatgtgataaccgtcattattaaaactataaaaatgataaagaacgaaataataaatattttattttgttgcttttttaattatttattttccttgAATAAAACAGAATATATCTACATTCCTCtatgacaaaaaaattcctTGCAAACCCTTCGAACTAAGACACAACATCTTAAGTCTTATAGGttttcatatatgtatttttgtttggaAGACATTGACAATCGAATATAAGCAATTATGTAATTaaggaagtttttttttgtcttaacaCTATAAAATTGTGTTGTAATACaatctatttaattaataattctccCTTCGCCCATCATGATACTCAGAAATATATCGATCTACGTTGAAAATGGTTCCACTAACATCGAAGGTGATGATTGGAGtggaaatattgtaaatatttatactgtGGCGTAACTACCTCATAATACTAAGATTCTTATGTTGATGAAATAATGAACTTTACCTCAAAATGTCACcatatattttctgaaaatggcTAAGTTCACATGACACGACATGAAAAACTgttcaaaaattgtaataaataaaaaaatgacgcTGGATGCTTGTAACAACAATTGTTAAAatgtggaaaaataaaaaaaaattaacctaacatttatttgaaaatgtttcattaTATTGTAATccaagtattttattaatttttttatacaaaaatataaaaaaaaaatttgtaataattagagaatttttaataaaaatgagacaaaatataaaaaattacttagtttaaatatattttaaatgcaatatCATCCACCATCTCGGATGGAAGAAGAAAATcctaaaaagttattattggCTTGactaaatgttaattttataatcgTAATCTCCAGCCTGATTTCGgttgcaaaattataaaaatacgtaaaatatttaatgttaagCAGTAAGCAGGACACTACTTCTGGCGCTTTTAAGCGTTTCttctatctaaaaatttattttaattaagattatcaCTCGGGTGTTTTTTTGACAAAACATGAAGTATTAGAAACTTAGAACAGACTTAAAAGCGTTAGAAAtattaaagtgtcaaattaatGCACAAATAAAaccatccaaaataaaaattcatcctAAAATTGTGATATTGTATctgaaaaactgtgaacgtaatgacttttcaatgttttttaagtgttttaacaaaataaagtgGTGCATTCTACAATaacgttatttaattttaattcattttaagaaaCTTCTGTGAAGCATTAGTATAAAAGTTGGTACACGCCACGAATAAGttgattttggatatttcttttgttattgaaattgGTGGTTGCGTTTACTAGTGCGCATCACCTCGTCGCAGGTGAAACTGCtgaatttaaaatcttttttcataTTCTTATATAAATGTGTAATTATCAGACAGTGTTGCCATTGCTAACGCCGCGTCAGATactattctaataattaaaaaaaaaaaatcttgaaacaTTGTagtcgaaaaaaataattttaattggtcAAACAGTACTTCGGTTGCTTTACTATCATGCATCCCACATTATTTAACGCAATTTCAATATCAGCTGCAAGACGTACTTCATTCGacctaattttaataagaaaagaaatacacaaaatttagtTGTCTTAGAATTGAACTCGAAAGTGTTGTTAGCTCTCATACTACGTTATTAAAGGCAATGGCAGTCAATGATGAAAGATagattatgttaattatttatatagggTGGGCGCATCTATCTGTTCgagttattaaatttgtaaataaaataatttatttttcgaaaattgtaactATTGAAAATGAAGTGCtgcttcttaaaatttttaacatcaatgCTCTGGAAAAATAACACACGACCTAGAATTGAAACGGCAATCTCTGACTTTCCAGACTCTCGGCTGTAACCAAAGGAGCCATCAACATGTACAATAAATCTTTATCAAAGAAGGTGTTTAGCTTTCTTATCTTGACATTAAGTAATATGTAGGCGACATTAAGGAATTATATCGCTTTTTCTTCGCTTAGTTGAGCTTAtgattttaactcaaaaaattttttcagttgaaattaatttgcaaaattttacaaattatattcgtaaaagagcaattaaaaaggaatttaaaaaaatgattcttgTGGCCACCCTGGTTGCTATATCACATTTCTTCTATTAAgggaaaaagatttttattccctcgttattatctatttttctcTATTGCGCCTTTTAAGTTCATTTCGACCACAAAAATAATGATCGATTTTtccttgatatttaaaaaagtgtacACGCTATTTGATAATGTTTTTCACTACATCAAaaactcaatatttttaagaattttgcatttatgaaataaaattttccaattttagtaTGTAAAGTTTTTTCCCAGTTTCACTTCTTCCTAATAATACAACTAAGTTGATGtatccaataaattttataaaaccttCACAACAAACAAAActtgcaaaaacaaaaaattatcttggaaattttggaataagatttttttgcataaaggaacaagttaaaaattaagCATGTCGTTTTTAGAATTGGCATCCCAAACTAGAaacatatgtaaatatttttataacaaaaattatcatttactactatttattattttacagaaaatttttcaaggaaTAAATGCGttcgaaatttaaataaaccttgatttaaaattttaaaatccaaattttacttttgttctaaaagtttgtataatttataaatagaaatatgtGCCATAAAAGTAAAAGTAACTTTTATTTGCTGCAAATACCAGacttattttcagttttgaataaatgtgttctttaaaaatttactgtaaattaataaagataatacTTCTTTCTCTCTTCGATAGTTTTCGTTATGTCGATATTGACATGTATTCTCGGTTTGGGAagataattatacaaaaaagaggcttaatttttacatttctggaaaaaaaatcttgttttcAAATTGTCCTAACAATTTGCAAGTTCTGACTGCTCTATTATaatgataatttgataataattttttttgaaatggtgTTAATTTTTCCTCTACTGGAacttgattttcaaataaaaaataatttgttttaaattattttattaaaattttgtttcaatataaaaaaaatataaacaaattgttagataatattatttttgagttatttttaagTGATATGGAATTACTATGTAGTATTTTCTTCACCTACTGCTAAGCGAAAACTGAATCAATCACAATTTAAAGATGATTCTTAATGTAGAGATAAAACAATCCCTGAAAAACCACAAGAAAAATACCAAATTTCCctgattcttatttatttttcctaTGGTTCTAAAAGCTACCTTCGCGATTCCAGCAGTAGGTGAATAAATCATAGgctaatatattaatttcatgATCTTAACCTTTTCCTAAATTTTCCGTATCCATTATCCAGATAAAATGCTACTTTTAGGAAGTGCGGTGCGTCGGCGATTATGGTAGGGTGTATATTACAGTATGTTCCATAAGATCTTAAGGTAttaccagcatggtatttgcaattcctatgctaaagctatggtaaaatttttttcgccaaagtttaaatagaaattaaattaaaaaacttaataggattaaccatagataataaatatttatattatactatagtTGTCTATGGGTCTAACTATTAAATCTCAAAAAGTTTTGAacgtttaaaacacgagataattaatgcctaagttcccaattttgaccaattaacgttaaaattaatatcacgaAAACAAAACGACGAggtgctattttttttaaaagcatacGTTTCAACCCTCCTCATTTTTTAGACATGATTGCTGGCCCTCCATATTCATCATCCGTACCAGAGATAAGGATAAGAAGATATATGATTCTCTAATAAGAACAGATGAGTTGGTTTGAAGACAAGTTTCCGACAGAAGGACTACATGTATTTTGTGTGTTAAATAGATGGAGTAGATTTGGTTTATTATTGGAAAGACTGTTCCATTGAATGATTTGGAGCTGAAGAGATGTCGCCATTTCCGATATattattctataatatttatatattgacaGAAATCAATTATATAGTACATTCTAAAAAAAGGCAATAGCaagatacaatttaaaaaaaaaaagaaacagacATGAATCACTTTACAGAATAAATTAAAGAGTTaacattaacttaaaaaatataattaaatagatttaaagccaaaaataaaatgtaaaataaaaaagaaaaaaagattgagaagaaaaaaaaacagaatattctATTGaggaaacataaaaatacaataaatctCAAGTATTTTACGATAGGCTGTATGAAGACTGATATACTTAACATGTCCTGGACACTGTATAGCTGTAAACTGTTCACAGCATTTCTTTCAGCACCAGGGTTCCCGGACGTCttctatcaaatattttacatttttaattcgaTCACACCATCAACTTTCATACTATCCCATTTGAAACCATACATGCAATTTGCAAACAAATATCTCTTATTCCTATCACAATCATACATCTAGCACCTAGTTTATAATGATTTAATGTTGCATAAAAACTCAAGATCTCTTTCTCGGCAATATCTATAGCATAAAATGGCaaccattttaaacatttgactaaattagaaattttgacTGAAccatttaacggatttcgctaaaattttaaccgaaggTGTatgtaataaaacctactattgataatagtttcattaaaatcaatcaaatatttttcaagttacagtcaaatgaactgttttaccatatgtacgtatacatatatacataactgggaggggaagggacgataGCCCCCTAAAAAATATGAGGAATAGTTCTTAACATTCACTACAAACCTACAAAATTGGGCTAcgcaccgatgtctcctcttgcgaatataaaataaaaatgataaaatttctgaaaaaattccatttttgacgccattttgtcggttagacatgttgcaccactccgcgaaagtaaaaaatttcaaaaaatacttattttgatgtgaaaagaaaaaccccaaagtttcgctgcccgaacttttaatccatatagtacaagatccgaattaaggtcgaccttcacccatctgtttaccgaatgaaagttattttttatgaaatgtaaaatatttacaaatatccctgttgtgggttgccctaaaaatatggtccagacaacttttaataaaaatatcaaaacttggaaagcttgtaaattttattttttgactgatattttgtggacaatcatatagcaccgtatttgcaataaaattatctttatttatatatgtgaggcaatgaattaacagatgaacgtaattactattcacaacttgtataaatgcgaaaatagtgaacgaaaagaggcagacagcatagctgctgcatattctttatggcttttactttcgagtagatcaatattcgttagatatgcaagtccgaaaaatttcaaaaaattttactcttgatatttttactaaaagtagtcttgaccacatttttttaggcaacccattgcagggatatttgttaacattttatatttcataaaaaataactttcattcggtaaacagatgggtgaaggtcgatcctaattgggatcttagactaatataacagcctttttttgcttagttttactccagtataaaaacattttttgtttaaattgttatCTTCGTTTAACACACGTCTAGTAGTGTATAGATTTTTACTAAATtcgaagaataaaaataaaaccaattaaattattgccaaaaaaaaattgcgtgtACATTTCCATATAAATTGTTTACAAGGTTAAAATTCATAATCTGATATAAATAAGAAAGGACAAATGAAGTATTATCAGTTAAGAAAgcgtattaaaaaatgtaaccacACTGGGCAATTGTTCACACGCTAGCAGTGTTGGTCTccctaaaattttgtaaaaatgttctgATGCTTGTCGTGaaataatgcattatttttatctctAAGGTACTACTCAACTATTTCTCATACAACATATAATTTACGAAGtgcattgtttaaaattttgttgtgtacagttatctctcttcaaccaccaatactctaactatagtcgtttctgttcaacaataaaattgattaactttacgttattatatctcaacaatAAAACggtcataaattttgttttgttcggtttttttttttttaacccggaataaatacatcaatgttcagttagtttttaaaaatatctagagacggtcaatcgacttcaaattttatgataattgtattattattgtattcttaataagcataataaatttatagttttctgATACTATGCCTATAGCGGGACAAGAATTTCAatgataaaataagtaaaaagaaTACGGTATTTAGGCGGTTATTTAGGCTTTAAATCCGAGGGCGTACTCTAGAAACATTAAgtgtaaaatttgttcaattttcaataagcATAGGATATACGTTAATTTATTAGAACAGACCATAGGGTACCGGGGAACACCGTATACAGTAATATACCCACTAGTAAAGCTCCTTTAATATCGTTGTACGAAGTAAAAGAAATATAGTAATTgcgaaaaaattcaatattgagTAAGAATATCTATTTTACAAATCCTTGAATCCCTTTTAAGCATTTTTGGTGTGACGTCTGTACGACTTTCGTAAATCccccaaattttcaattgtttagttGTTTAGCAGCAATCGTTTGTAAAATGTTTGCAAAGCTATTACTTTCTTTTGCAAAAGTgccaaaattaaaacaattggtGCTTGAGCAAACTGTTGCTTGTGTAGTCCCACACCTATTGATTTGACTGAGTACCAATTGTTTTTCTAATGCTAGCATCGTCTTTTAAAGTTGGAGGTACTTAGGTGGATTTTTTGGCGAATGCCTGGAGGAGTTTTAAGCGACTGCTTTAATGCCGAGCAACATTTTATTCAACGGAATTAttctttgaaaaactttttctacGCTGAGCTATTATTTTTACTATGGGTTAGCAGGGTGAAAATCGCTTAAGTTGTCcaactcttttaaaaataatataattacaacTCAAGAGAATTTATCTTCAAATTGTCAAAACTTTAGAGCGTGGTTTGAAGATACATAATAAATACaagttctttaaaattttacatcattTACTTCGCGTGAAAGCAACATGAATGGCTAGCCGCTAGCGTTCGAAATACCGAGCGGTACCTCTAATCAATGGTAAATTATATGAAACTTAAATacgaatgtaaaaaaaagaattattaacaaaaatttaaaaacaatatatgatGAAATACTTCACACGACCTCCAACTTTAATATTCAACATAATTAACTTTAAACAAATTAGtcaagtgaaaaaataattatgtgaaaTAGAAGAATAATTATTGCATATAAAACCGTTAGACAATAACCCGTAATAActttaca from Chrysoperla carnea chromosome 2, inChrCarn1.1, whole genome shotgun sequence includes these protein-coding regions:
- the LOC123293731 gene encoding cytochrome b5 encodes the protein MATKEYTMAEVKQHIDSKSSWFVIHNSVYDVTAFLNEHPGGEEVLLEQAGRNASEAFEDVGHSSDAREMMLKYKVGELVESERQPVNEKGPHSWSNESADQNNGGSSWTSWLIPVTLGLLATILYRFYVSSAQASH